From the Hevea brasiliensis isolate MT/VB/25A 57/8 chromosome 15, ASM3005281v1, whole genome shotgun sequence genome, one window contains:
- the LOC110636157 gene encoding uncharacterized protein LOC110636157 isoform X2, translated as MPFPMKIQPIDIDCQTTVPSRAEPVKPVLKSRLKRLFDRQFPSVLRISSVEKPSVGEAQYGTKDGGGAGTEFEPSSVCLAKMVQNYIEESNEKPFRGRHRCNCFNGNTNDSSDDEFDVFGGGGFGESISNGSSGDASDILKSLIPCASVHERNLLADAAMIVEKNKNHKQKDDLRNIVADGLSSLGYDSSICKSKWDKCPSHPAGEYEYVDVNIGGERLLIDIDFRSEFEIARSTGAYKAILQSLPSIFVGKSDRLGQIVSIVSEAAKQSLKKKGMHFPPWRTAEYMRAKWFSPFTRLKDATSNTKPESQKDECLVATESSDACGELELIFGEKTAALDTDPSSPPTKISGDDEKERVDSATWQPPAVKPKSIDRGAKMVTGLASLLKEKP; from the exons ATGCCTTTTCCTATGAAGATCCAACCCATAGATATAGACTGTCAGACGACGGTTCCCTCGCGGGCCGAGCCGGTGAAGCCGGTGTTGAAATCGCGTCTAAAGAGACTGTTTGACCGGCAGTTCCCCAGCGTGTTGAGAATTTCCTCGGTGGAAAAACCAAGCGTTGGTGAAGCACAGTATGGGACCAAGGACGGAGGAGGTGCAGGGACCGAGTTTGAGCCGAGCTCAGTATGTTTGGCTAAAATGGTGCAGAATTACATCGAGGAGAGCAACGAGAAGCCGTTTCGGGGCCGTCACCGATGTAATTGCTTTAATGGGAACACTAACGACAGCTCCGATGATGAATTTGATGTATTTGGCGGTGGTGGTTTTGGAGAATCGATTAGCAATGGATCGTCTGGCGATGCCTCTGATATTCTTAAG AGTTTGATTCCCTGTGCCAGTGTTCACGAAAGAAACCTCTTAGCTGATGCTGCGATGATCGTCGAGAAGAACAAAAATCACAAGCAAAAGGACGATTTGAGAAATATCGTAGCCGATGGATTATCTTCTCTTGGCTACGATTCCTCCATTTGCAAATCGAAATGGGATAAATGCCCCTCTCACCCTGCTg GTGAATATGAGTATGTAGATGTGAATATAGGAGGAGAAAGACTTTTGATCGATATTGACTTCAGATCGGAGTTCGAAATAGCTCGATCGACCGGTGCCTACAAAGCAATCCTGCAATCACTACCGTCCATCTTCGTCGGGAAATCTGATCGGCTGGGTCAGATTGTATCAATCGTGTCGGAGGCGGCTAAGcagagtttgaagaagaaaggCATGCACTTTCCTCCTTGGAGAACAGCAGAGTACATGCGTGCTAAATGGTTCTCTCCTTTCACCAGGCTAAAAGACGCCACTTCAAACACCAAACCCGAAAGCCAGAAAGACGAGTGTTTGGTTGCGACGGAGAGTAGTGACGCTTGCGGAGAACTCGAGCTGATCTTTGGTGAGAAAACGGCAGCGCTAGACACTGATCCATCATCGCCGCCGACGAAAATTTCCGGCGACGATGAGAAAGAAAGAGTGGATTCGGCGACGTGGCAGCCGCCGGCCGTCAAACCGAAGAGTATAGATAGAGGAGCTAAGATGGTGACTGGATTAGCTTCTCTGCTCAAAGAGAAACCATAa
- the LOC110636157 gene encoding uncharacterized protein LOC110636157 isoform X1: MPFPMKIQPIDIDCQTTVPSRAEPVKPVLKSRLKRLFDRQFPSVLRISSVEKPSVGEAQYGTKDGGGAGTEFEPSSVCLAKMVQNYIEESNEKPFRGRHRCNCFNGNTNDSSDDEFDVFGGGGFGESISNGSSGDASDILKNQSLIPCASVHERNLLADAAMIVEKNKNHKQKDDLRNIVADGLSSLGYDSSICKSKWDKCPSHPAGEYEYVDVNIGGERLLIDIDFRSEFEIARSTGAYKAILQSLPSIFVGKSDRLGQIVSIVSEAAKQSLKKKGMHFPPWRTAEYMRAKWFSPFTRLKDATSNTKPESQKDECLVATESSDACGELELIFGEKTAALDTDPSSPPTKISGDDEKERVDSATWQPPAVKPKSIDRGAKMVTGLASLLKEKP, translated from the exons ATGCCTTTTCCTATGAAGATCCAACCCATAGATATAGACTGTCAGACGACGGTTCCCTCGCGGGCCGAGCCGGTGAAGCCGGTGTTGAAATCGCGTCTAAAGAGACTGTTTGACCGGCAGTTCCCCAGCGTGTTGAGAATTTCCTCGGTGGAAAAACCAAGCGTTGGTGAAGCACAGTATGGGACCAAGGACGGAGGAGGTGCAGGGACCGAGTTTGAGCCGAGCTCAGTATGTTTGGCTAAAATGGTGCAGAATTACATCGAGGAGAGCAACGAGAAGCCGTTTCGGGGCCGTCACCGATGTAATTGCTTTAATGGGAACACTAACGACAGCTCCGATGATGAATTTGATGTATTTGGCGGTGGTGGTTTTGGAGAATCGATTAGCAATGGATCGTCTGGCGATGCCTCTGATATTCTTAAG AACCAGAGTTTGATTCCCTGTGCCAGTGTTCACGAAAGAAACCTCTTAGCTGATGCTGCGATGATCGTCGAGAAGAACAAAAATCACAAGCAAAAGGACGATTTGAGAAATATCGTAGCCGATGGATTATCTTCTCTTGGCTACGATTCCTCCATTTGCAAATCGAAATGGGATAAATGCCCCTCTCACCCTGCTg GTGAATATGAGTATGTAGATGTGAATATAGGAGGAGAAAGACTTTTGATCGATATTGACTTCAGATCGGAGTTCGAAATAGCTCGATCGACCGGTGCCTACAAAGCAATCCTGCAATCACTACCGTCCATCTTCGTCGGGAAATCTGATCGGCTGGGTCAGATTGTATCAATCGTGTCGGAGGCGGCTAAGcagagtttgaagaagaaaggCATGCACTTTCCTCCTTGGAGAACAGCAGAGTACATGCGTGCTAAATGGTTCTCTCCTTTCACCAGGCTAAAAGACGCCACTTCAAACACCAAACCCGAAAGCCAGAAAGACGAGTGTTTGGTTGCGACGGAGAGTAGTGACGCTTGCGGAGAACTCGAGCTGATCTTTGGTGAGAAAACGGCAGCGCTAGACACTGATCCATCATCGCCGCCGACGAAAATTTCCGGCGACGATGAGAAAGAAAGAGTGGATTCGGCGACGTGGCAGCCGCCGGCCGTCAAACCGAAGAGTATAGATAGAGGAGCTAAGATGGTGACTGGATTAGCTTCTCTGCTCAAAGAGAAACCATAa